In one Oryza glaberrima chromosome 2, OglaRS2, whole genome shotgun sequence genomic region, the following are encoded:
- the LOC127764626 gene encoding protein SMAX1-like — protein MRAYSATAAAAAVASLPSAAPPLTPDAAAVLSRAAADASRRRHAHTTPLHAAAALLSGPAPLLRDACVAGLASPHPLRCRALDLCFAVALDRLPTSTEHQHHHAAPPLSNALAAALKRAYAHHRRIGSGVVEADDHRVGVPHLVLAILDDPSVARVMREASFSSTAVKAAMLRSLSDPAAPDSGVYVNARVLHRQVSHREEEVNKVVEVLKRGKKRNPVLVGDTVDVDAVVQEVVTMIQRQRLGNARVISFQREFGDLVDLDRAELAAKIKELGEAIRSELLSPASRSAGVVVNLGNLQWLVEERCVAPGEQEKRRDVVLDTARAAVAEMARILRQSGEREHRVWVIGTATCATYLKCQVYHPSLESEWDLQAVPITPRPPPPPPSSLGLSPSVNGVNRGILSSSVEVLSSAMITSAMQSRSPSLCSACLDGYERERADMASSPGCGALHATEQPMSQWLQIGTPSSARPPFDRAQDKAREADELRRRWLDRCAQLHSHGGGGCGGGRPSSMVTCSEWNGASVLANMQAIPVRPPPPAAAAAPAAAVDTDLALGPAASTASRPPAYCDTDEKLLVKRLTEAVRWQPEAAAAVAAAITKARSGERKRRGMGPTRADTWVLFSGHDVAGKTKMAEALSMSVFGTKAVALRLAGNGGEPIASCRGRTALDCVADAIRANPLRVIVLDGFDHHDDDRVVQTSILRTVESGRLVDSRGRDVALGEAIFVVMSLDDTRRCQEDHQFTDSPWNLELRVRNNARKRRPEPQPLDGAGDRRLKPRKDSPPLHLDLNLSMCEDHTDDDDSGGEESRNSSSDLTVEHEQEYGQPAAAAAKFSAPSSFSELTKAVDATVVFKPVDFGPLKRSVSDVVSPKLGDAAGAGAGLSVHVDDGVLDRLAGAAWTAGESATSLEAWADEVLCPTIRQLKRSLSANDVDGATTVSLSAVEGSGGRRRKDGEVFPTSVTVAVDGN, from the exons ATGAGAGCCtactcggcgacggcggccgcggcggcggtggcgtcgctgccgtcggccgcgccgccgctgactcccgacgcggcggcggtgctgtcacgcgccgcggcggacgcgtcgaggcggcggcacgcgcaCACCACGCCGCTGCACGCGGCGGCCGCGCTGCTGTCCGGCCCGGCGCCGCTGCTCCGCGACGCCTGCGTGGCGGGCCTCGCGTCGCCGCAcccgctccgctgccgcgcgCTCGACCTCTGCTTCGCCGTCGCGCTCGACCGCCTCCCGACGTCCACGGAGCACCAGCACCAccacgcggcgccgccgctctccaacgcgctcgccgccgcgctcaagCGGGCGTACGCGCACCACCGCCGCATCGGCAGCGGCGTGGTCGAGGCGGACGACCACCGCGTCGGCGTGCCGCACCTCGTGCTCGCCATCCTCGACGACCCCTCCGTCGCCCGCGTCATGCGCGAGGCATCCTTCTCCAGCACCGCCGTCAAGGCCGCCATGCTGCGCTCCCTCTCCGACCCCGCCGCCCCCGACTCCGGCGTCTACGTCAACGCCAGAGTGCTGCACCGGCAGGTGTCCcacagggaggaggaggtgaacaAGGTGGTGGAAGTTCTCAAGCGGGGCAAGAAGCGCAACCCGGTGCTCGTCGGCGACACGGTGGACGTGGACGCCGTGGTACAAGAGGTTGTCACCATGATACAGAGGCAACGGCTCGGCAATGCGCGAGTCATCTCCTTCCAGAGAGAATTCGGCGACCTGGTCGATCTCGACAGGGCGGAGCTCGCCGCCAAGATCAAGGAGCTCGGCGAGGCGATAAGATCGGAGCTACTCTCACCGGCATCCAGgagcgccggcgtcgtcgtcaacCTCGGCAACCTGCAGTGGCTCGTCGAGGAGAGATGCGTGGCCCCCGGCGAGCAAGAGAAGCGGAGGGACGTGGTGCTCGacacggcgcgcgccgccgtggccgagATGGCGCGCATCCTGAGGCAGTCCGGCGAGCGCGAGCACCGCGTCTGGGTGATCGGCACGGCGACGTGCGCCACGTATCTCAAGTGCCAGGTGTACCACCCGTCGCTGGAGAGCGAGTGGGACCTCCAGGCCGTGCCCAtcacgccgcggccgccgccgccgccgccgtcatcgctcGGCCTCTCGCCGAG TGTTAATGGAGTTAACAGAGGCATCCTGAGCAGCTCGGTGGAGGTGTTGTCATCGGCGATGATCACCAGTGCAATGCAAAGCAGGTCGCCGAGCCTGTGCAGCGCCTGCCTCGACGGCTACGAGCGCGAGCGCGCCGACATGGCGTCGTCGCCGGGCTGCGGCGCGCTCCATGCCACGGAGCAGCCCATGTCGCAGTGGCTGCAGATCGGGACGCCGAGCAGCGCACGGCCACCGTTCGACCGCGCGCAG GACAAGGCGCGGGAGGCTGACGAGCTGCGACGTCGGTGGCTCGACCGGTGCGCGCAGCTGCActcccacggcggcggcggctgcggcggtggccggccttCGTCGATGGTCACTTGCTCGGAATGGAACGGCGCAAGCGTCCTCGCCAACATGCAGGCTATACCAGtaaggccgccgccaccggcggccgcggcggcgcctgcCGCCGCGGTGGACACCGACCTCGCGCTTGGGCCGGCGGCATCAACGGCGTCGAGGCCACCGGCGTACTGTGACACCGACGAGAAGCTGCTCGTGAAACGGCTCACGGAGGCGGTGCGATGGCAACCCGAGGCTGCTGCCGCTGTTGCCGCTGCGATCACGAAGGCCAGGTCCGGCGAGCGGAAGCGGCGTGGCATGGGGCCCACCAGGGCCGACACGTGGGTCCTCTTCTCCGGCCATGACGTGGCCGGGAAGACGAAGATGGCGGAGGCGCTGTCCATGTCGGTCTTTGGCACGAAAGCCGTCGCGCTGCGCCtcgccggcaacggcggcgagccCATCGCGTCGTGCCGCGGCCGGACGGCGCTGGACTGTGTGGCCGACGCCATACGTGCCAACCCGCTGCGTGTCATCGTGCTCGACGGATTCgaccaccacgacgacgacagAGTCGTGCAGACGTCCATACTACGCACCGTCGAGTCCGGCCGCCTCGTGGACTCGCGCGGCCGGGACGTCGCCCTCGGCGAAGCCATCTTCGTCGTCATGTCGCTGGACGACACGAGGCGGTGCCAAGAGGATCATCAGTTCACCGACTCGCCATGGAACCTTGAGCTCCGAGTCCGGAACAACGCACGGAAGCGGAGGCCGGAGCCGCAGCcgctcgacggcgccggcgaccggcgGTTGAAACCGCGCAAAGACTCGCCTCCGCTTCACCTTGACCTGAACCTGTCCATGTGCGAGGATcacaccgacgacgacgacagcggcggcgaggaatcCCGGAACTCGTCCAGTGACCTAACGGTGGAGCACGAGCAGGAGTACGGCcaacccgccgctgccgccgccaagTTCTCGGCTCCGTCGAGCTTCTCCGAGCTCACCAAAGCCGTGGATGCAACGGTGGTGTTCAAGCCCGTCGACTTCGGGCCGCTCAAACGGAGCGTCTCCGACGTGGTCTCGCCGAAGCTcggggacgccgccggcgccggcgccggtttgtCCGTACACGTCGACGACGGCGTGCTGGACAGGCTGGCCGGCGCGGCGTGGACGGCGGGAGAGTCCGCCACGTCGTTGGAGGCGTGGGCCGACGAGGTGCTGTGCCCTACCATACGGCAGCTGAAACGTAGCTTGAGCGCCAACGATgtcgacggcgcgacgacggtgAGCTTGTCGGCGGTggaaggcagcggcggccgccggaggAAGGACGGCGAGGTGTTCCCGACGTCGGtgaccgtcgccgtcgacggaaACTGA
- the LOC127763249 gene encoding uncharacterized protein LOC127763249 produces MAAAAATPARAWWRTAAPASASTAAVSCFRVGAKSLTGLQMTSTRTNKVRTVHVKSGEAEGSPSTESITRDEETLQRDLQTAIQEEDYAQAAKLRDELRVLQEDSRSAVLAANARFYNAFKNGDLVAMHSTWAKGDHVYVVHPSAGRISGYDMVMQSWEMVCDADYEFPLQIDLQDVEVHVRGDLGYVTCLELVKTKGSSSWGRQVATNVFEKVDGKWFICIHHASHFDE; encoded by the exons atggcggcggcggcggccacgccggCGAGGGCTTGGTGGCGGACGGCTGCTCCGGCGAGTGCCTCAACTGCAGCTGTAAGCTGCTTCCGTGTTGGGGCCAAGAGCCT cACAGGACTTCAGATGACAAGCACCCGCACGAACAAAGTTCGGACAGTTCATGTCAAAAGCGGGGAGGCAGAAGGAAGTCCAAGCACAGAGAGCATCACCCGCGACGAGGAAACTCTGCAGCGTGACTTGCAAACAGCGATCCAGGAAGAAGATTATGCCCAGGCTGCGAAGCTCAGGGACGAGCTCCGAGTCCTCCAGGAGGACAGCAGGTCAGCCGTGCTGGCAGCGAATGCGCGGTTCTACAACGCCTTCAAGAACGGGGATCTCGTCGCGATGCACTCGACATGGGCGAAGGGCGACCATGTCTATGTTGTTCATCCTTCGGCAGGTCGGATATCAGGCTACGACATGGTGATGCAGAGCTGGGAGATGGTGTGTGACGCCGACTACGAGTTCCCTCTCCAGATTGATCTGCAGGATGTTGAGGTCCATGTGAGAGGTGATCTTGGGTATGTGACCTGCCTGGAGCTGGTTAAGACCAAAGGGAGCAGCAGCTGGGGAAGGCAGGTTGCGACCAATGTGTTTGAGAAGGTTGATGGCAAATGGTTCATTTGTATCCACCATGCCTCTCACTTCGATGAGTGA